The sequence below is a genomic window from Microbacterium sp. cx-55.
GCACGAATGTGCCGCGACGGGAATCCTGTCCGGCGAGGCGCACCGGCGTGCCCTCGAGAACGAGCGAACCGAACGCGAGCAACTCACCGAACGCCCAGTCGATTCCGCCCGAACGGCTCATCGTGTGGCGCTTGTCGAGCAGCTGCTGCAGCTTGGCGTGCACCGTGAAGCCGTCGGGCTTGTTGATGAACGCGTCGCCGATCAGGTGCACGACCTCCGTCGACACGCCCGTGGATTCGGGCTCTCCGACGGCGGGTTCCGGCTCGACGGTGTCGCTCACGACCTGGTGCGTACCGGTCTCGGCGGCGTGCGTCTCCGCGAAAGCCACCTCGAGACGGTCCTGGAAGTCGCGCTTCGCCTGCTCGTATTCCTCTTCGGTAATATCACCGCGGCCGACGAGCGCCTCGGTGTACAGGCGGCGCACGGAACGCTTCGCCTCCACGAGGTTCGTCATGAGGGGCTGGGTCATCGACGGGTCGTCGCCCTCGTTGTGACCGCGGCGGCGGTAGCAGACGAGGTCGACCACGATGTCGCGGTGGAACTCCTGGCGGTAACGGAATGCGAGCTCCGCCGCACGAACCACAGCCTCGGGGTCGTCGCCGTTCACGTGCAGAATCGGTGCCTGGATGGTCTTGGCCACATCCGTCGCGTACACCGACGAGCGACCGTCGATCGGCAGGGTGGTGAAGCCCAGCTGGTTGTTGATGACGACGTGGATCGTGCCACCCGTGCGGTAACCGCGCAGCTGCGACATCTGGAGCGTCTCGACGACGATTCCCTGGCCGGCGAACGCGGCGTCGCCGTGGACGAGGATCGGCAGCCACGAGAACGTGCCGATCGGCTTGCGGTCCTGCTTCGCGCGGACGATTCCCTCGAGCACGCCGTCGACGGTCTCCAGGTGCGACGGGTTCGCGGCCAGCACGACCGGCAGCTCCTCGTCACGGTCGGAGATGAAGGTGCCCTCGGTGCCGAGGTGGTACTTCACATCGCCCGAGCCGCGCTTGTTGCCCGGCAGGCTCGTGCCCTCGAACTCGCGGAACACCTGGCCGTACGTCTTGCCGGCGATGTTCGTCAGCACGTTCAGGCGACCGCGGTGGGCCATTCCGATGGCCGCGCCGTCGAGTCCGGCGGTGGCGGCCCCCTGCAGGATCTCGTCGAGGAGCGGGATGACGGACTCGCCGCCCTCGAGGCTGAAGCGCTTCTGACCGACGTACTTGGTCTGCAGGAAGGTCTCGAACGCCTCGGCCTCGTTCAGCTTCGACAGGATGCGCAGCTGCTCGTCGTGACCGGGCTTCTGGTACTTGACCTCGACGTTGTCCTGGAACCACTTGCGCTGCACCGGATCTTGAATGTGCATGTACTCGATGCCGGTCGTGCGGCAGTACGAGTCGCGCAGAACGCCCAGGATGTCGCGGAGCTTCATCAGCCGCTTGCCGCCGAAGCCGCCGACGACGAACTCGCGATCGAGGTCCCAGAACGTCAGGCCGTGGTTCTCGATCTCGAGGTCGGGGTGCGTGCGCTGCATGTACTCGAGCGGGTCGATGTCGGCCATCAGGTGGCCGCGCACGCGGAACGAGTTGATGAGCTCCTGCACGCGCGCGCCCTTGTCGACGCGCTCGGCGAGGTCGACGTTGATGTCGCGCGCCCAGTGGATGGGCGCGTACGGGATGCGGAGGTCGGCGAAGATGTCTTCGTAGAACCCGCGCTGCCCGATCAGCAGCTCGTGCACCTTCTTGAGGAACTCGCCCGAACCGGCGCCCTGGATGACGCGGTGGTCGTAGGTGCTGGTGAGCGTGATCGTCTTGCCGATGCCGAGCTCGGTGAGCGTCTTGTCGCTCGAACCCTGGAACTCGGCGGGGTACTCGAGGGCACCCGCGCCGACGATGCATCCCTGCCCCTTCATCAGACGGGGCACCGAGTGCACCGTTCCGATTCCGCCGGGGTTCGTCAGCGAGAGCGTCGTGCCCTGGAAGTCGGCGGCCGTGAGCTTGTTGGCGCGTGCGCGCTTGACGAGATCCTCGTAGGAGGTGAGGAAGTCGTGGAACGTCAGGGACTCGGCGCGCTTGATGCTGGGCACCATGAGCGAGCGGGTGCCATCGGGCTTGGGCAGGTCGATCGCGATGCCGAGGTTGATGTGCGCGGGCGCCACGACCGACGGCTTGCCGTCGACCTCGGCGTAGAACACGTTCTGGCTCGGGAACTCCTTGAGCGCCTGGATCAGCGCCCAGCCGATCAGGTGCGTGAAGCTCACCTTGCCGCCGCGGGTGCGGGCCATGTGGTTGTTGATGACGATGCGGTTGTCGATCATCAGCTTCGCCGGCACGGTGCGGACGCTGGTCGCGGTCGGGACCGTCAGCGACTGGTCCATGTTCGCCGCGAGGGTCTTGGTCATGCCGCGCAGAGGCGTGACCGTGTCTTCTTCGACGGCGGCCGTCGGGTTCGAGGGCTGCGCGCTCGGCGCCTGCGCGGGAATCGGCTGCCGCGCGGCCGGCTTCGCCGTCGTGCGCGCCACCGGCTGAGCCCCGATCACCGGGATCGGCGCCGTGATCGGATGAGGTTCCGTGCCGGTCGGCGCGGGCGCCGCGCTGGGTGTCAGCGGAGCGGCGGCCTCTGCCGTGAGATCCGCCGGGGTGTAGGCCTCGAGAACCGGCCACCATGACTTGTCGACAGAGTTCCTGTCGACCTTGAACTGCTCGTAGAGCTCTTCGACGAGCCATTCGTTGGCCCCGAACTCTCCCTCGTTCGATACTCCGACGCCTGTCACCTGGCTCGACACTCTCGATCGCCCGCTTTC
It includes:
- a CDS encoding multifunctional oxoglutarate decarboxylase/oxoglutarate dehydrogenase thiamine pyrophosphate-binding subunit/dihydrolipoyllysine-residue succinyltransferase subunit → MSSQVTGVGVSNEGEFGANEWLVEELYEQFKVDRNSVDKSWWPVLEAYTPADLTAEAAAPLTPSAAPAPTGTEPHPITAPIPVIGAQPVARTTAKPAARQPIPAQAPSAQPSNPTAAVEEDTVTPLRGMTKTLAANMDQSLTVPTATSVRTVPAKLMIDNRIVINNHMARTRGGKVSFTHLIGWALIQALKEFPSQNVFYAEVDGKPSVVAPAHINLGIAIDLPKPDGTRSLMVPSIKRAESLTFHDFLTSYEDLVKRARANKLTAADFQGTTLSLTNPGGIGTVHSVPRLMKGQGCIVGAGALEYPAEFQGSSDKTLTELGIGKTITLTSTYDHRVIQGAGSGEFLKKVHELLIGQRGFYEDIFADLRIPYAPIHWARDINVDLAERVDKGARVQELINSFRVRGHLMADIDPLEYMQRTHPDLEIENHGLTFWDLDREFVVGGFGGKRLMKLRDILGVLRDSYCRTTGIEYMHIQDPVQRKWFQDNVEVKYQKPGHDEQLRILSKLNEAEAFETFLQTKYVGQKRFSLEGGESVIPLLDEILQGAATAGLDGAAIGMAHRGRLNVLTNIAGKTYGQVFREFEGTSLPGNKRGSGDVKYHLGTEGTFISDRDEELPVVLAANPSHLETVDGVLEGIVRAKQDRKPIGTFSWLPILVHGDAAFAGQGIVVETLQMSQLRGYRTGGTIHVVINNQLGFTTLPIDGRSSVYATDVAKTIQAPILHVNGDDPEAVVRAAELAFRYRQEFHRDIVVDLVCYRRRGHNEGDDPSMTQPLMTNLVEAKRSVRRLYTEALVGRGDITEEEYEQAKRDFQDRLEVAFAETHAAETGTHQVVSDTVEPEPAVGEPESTGVSTEVVHLIGDAFINKPDGFTVHAKLQQLLDKRHTMSRSGGIDWAFGELLAFGSLVLEGTPVRLAGQDSRRGTFVQRHAVLHDRANGQEWLPLVNIADNQGRFFVYDSLLSEYAAVGFEYGYSVERPDALVLWEAQFGDFANGAQTVIDTYLTSADQKWGQQSSVVLLLPHGYEGAGPDHSSARIERFLQMCAQDNMVVARPSTPASYFHLLRRQAYSKPRKPLVVFTPKAMLRLRDATSPVEDFTQGRFEPVLDDNRGLDKNAVTRVLLHAGKVHWDLRADLEKNPKPEIALVRVEQYYPAPIEELNAIIDSYPNAELVWVQEEPENQGAWPFIALEVVPHLHRPSMRVLSRAASASPAAGSAKVHQIEQAALLAKALTL